A genome region from Streptomyces sp. S4.7 includes the following:
- a CDS encoding NUDIX domain-containing protein has translation MSGKRSAGLLLYRVTDAGTEVLIGHMGGPFWAGRSRAAWSIPKGEYGPDETPEDAADREFEEEVGHPPPTGHREPLGETRQSGGKTVTVWTVEADFDPALAVFGTFTMEWPRGSGTEREFPEFDRLDWFSLEDAVELLVTGQRIFLGRLALFLESRDDRP, from the coding sequence ATGTCAGGGAAGCGAAGCGCGGGACTCCTTCTGTACCGGGTCACGGACGCGGGCACCGAAGTGCTCATCGGGCACATGGGCGGCCCGTTCTGGGCGGGGCGCAGCCGGGCCGCGTGGTCGATCCCCAAGGGTGAGTACGGCCCCGACGAGACGCCCGAGGACGCCGCCGACCGGGAGTTCGAGGAGGAGGTGGGTCACCCTCCGCCCACCGGGCACCGGGAGCCGCTGGGCGAGACCCGCCAGTCGGGCGGCAAGACCGTCACCGTATGGACCGTCGAGGCCGACTTCGATCCCGCGCTGGCCGTATTCGGCACGTTCACGATGGAGTGGCCGCGCGGGTCCGGCACCGAGCGGGAGTTCCCGGAGTTCGACCGGCTCGACTGGTTCTCCCTGGAGGACGCCGTGGAGTTGCTGGTGACGGGGCAACGGATCTTCCTCGGCCGGCTGGCTCTCTTCTTGGAGAGCCGCGACGACAGGCCGTAA
- a CDS encoding BlaI/MecI/CopY family transcriptional regulator yields the protein MREQSGADVPGDRPRRRGQGELEAQVLAVLRQAPGPVNAGWVLDRLGGDLAYTTVMTILTRLQAKRAVTRERVGRFFEWCATSDEAGLAALRMRRVLDAESDREAVLARFVTTLSPDDERLLRDLLGLPEDGTED from the coding sequence ATGAGGGAACAGAGCGGCGCGGACGTCCCGGGCGACCGCCCGCGGCGGCGCGGCCAGGGCGAGCTGGAGGCCCAGGTGCTCGCCGTGCTGCGGCAGGCGCCGGGGCCGGTCAACGCGGGCTGGGTGCTCGACCGGCTCGGCGGGGACCTGGCGTACACGACGGTCATGACCATCCTGACCAGACTCCAGGCCAAACGGGCCGTCACCCGCGAACGGGTGGGCCGGTTCTTCGAATGGTGTGCCACCTCCGACGAGGCGGGGCTCGCCGCGCTGCGGATGCGCCGCGTGCTGGACGCGGAGTCGGACCGCGAAGCCGTACTGGCGCGCTTCGTCACCACGCTCTCGCCGGACGACGAACGGCTGCTGCGCGACCTCCTCGGTCTTCCCGAGGACGGGACGGAGGACTGA
- a CDS encoding M56 family metallopeptidase, translating to MGVFVLLPLLLPLTAVPIARLAERHLHPRVATRLLSALAAVLAVCSTVCLGLLVVVGTVQLPGHPLPDAWADREAPTTAPYEEAAGKGAVVALLAVAVSWSTSARRHRRVRRRAEDALAGVPDGELTVLTDEAAYAYALPGVRSGSALRAWFTGGRPARDGMSVREGKSGGRIVVSTAMLASLDDDERAALVAHERAHLAGHHHRYLLLVRFAARANPLLMPLRSAVAYATERWADEEAARVTGERRVVARAIGKAALVSRGTPTPTLAGFAAPGPVPRRVAALLEPAPSAVRWPPVFTAVGLAAWAAAAGTLGSALSSANATLTLFLVLKTAGPL from the coding sequence ATGGGAGTGTTCGTCCTGCTGCCGTTGCTGCTGCCGCTGACCGCGGTGCCGATCGCGCGTCTCGCCGAACGGCATCTCCATCCCCGGGTCGCCACACGGCTGTTGTCGGCGCTGGCCGCCGTTCTGGCGGTGTGCAGCACGGTGTGCCTGGGGCTGCTGGTGGTCGTCGGTACGGTGCAGCTGCCCGGCCATCCGCTCCCCGACGCCTGGGCCGACCGGGAGGCCCCCACCACCGCGCCGTACGAGGAGGCCGCCGGCAAGGGCGCCGTCGTCGCGCTGCTCGCCGTGGCCGTGTCGTGGTCGACCTCGGCCCGCAGACACCGCCGTGTCCGCCGCCGGGCCGAGGACGCGCTGGCCGGGGTGCCGGACGGAGAGCTGACCGTACTGACCGACGAGGCCGCGTACGCGTACGCGCTGCCTGGCGTACGGAGCGGGTCGGCGCTCCGCGCGTGGTTCACCGGGGGCCGGCCCGCGCGCGACGGGATGTCTGTGCGCGAGGGGAAGTCGGGCGGCCGGATCGTCGTCTCCACAGCCATGCTCGCGTCTCTGGACGACGACGAACGCGCGGCGCTCGTCGCCCACGAACGGGCCCATCTCGCCGGGCACCATCACCGCTATCTGCTTCTCGTCCGCTTCGCCGCGCGGGCCAACCCGCTGCTGATGCCGTTGCGTTCGGCCGTGGCCTACGCGACGGAGCGATGGGCGGACGAGGAGGCGGCCCGGGTGACGGGCGAACGGCGGGTGGTGGCGCGGGCCATCGGCAAGGCGGCGCTCGTATCGCGCGGCACGCCCACCCCGACGCTGGCGGGCTTCGCGGCGCCGGGGCCGGTGCCGCGCCGGGTCGCCGCGCTGCTGGAGCCCGCGCCGTCGGCCGTACGCTGGCCGCCGGTCTTCACCGCGGTGGGTCTGGCGGCCTGGGCGGCGGCGGCCGGGACGCTCGGATCGGCGCTCTCCTCCGCCAACGCGACACTGACGCTGTTCCTCGTACTGAAGACGGCCGGGCCGCTCTGA
- a CDS encoding amino acid permease has protein sequence MSVSPPAWSKPDSVPQQDEEERLRELGYKPVLARRMGGFGNFAISFSVISILSGCMTLYGFGLITGGPAVMLWGWVGVGGFVLCIGMALAEVTSAYPTSGALYYMADRLGGRKWGWYTGWLNLLGLLGAIAGIDYGAALFTGAFLNLQWGFDPTPGWTMVIFMCILLLHATLNLFGVRLVSVLNSISVWWHLGGVALIVGILAVVPKNHQSPEFVFTQFVNETGWENPIYVAAIGLLLAQYTFCGYDASAHLSEETSNASVSAARGIVRAIWVSWIAGFALLAGLTFAIQDYAATSGAGVPPAQIFIDVLGTNGASALLLVVIMAQLFCGNAEVAAASRMVFAFSRDNALPGSALWRRVSSRTQTPVPAVWLSVGFACLLAVPSLYSPTAYGAVTAINVIGITPAYAIPIYLKLRAGDRFQPGPWTLGRWSKPIGWIAVVWVAIVTVIFCLPQKNPVTTDTMNYAVIALAVVLALATAWWYAARGSYSTPQSYGSAREQSEISEGIV, from the coding sequence GTGTCCGTCTCCCCACCGGCCTGGTCGAAGCCGGATTCAGTTCCGCAGCAGGATGAAGAAGAACGGCTGAGGGAACTCGGTTATAAGCCGGTACTCGCCCGCAGGATGGGCGGTTTCGGCAATTTCGCCATCAGCTTCTCGGTGATCTCGATCCTCTCGGGATGTATGACCCTGTACGGCTTCGGGCTCATCACCGGCGGTCCCGCCGTGATGCTCTGGGGCTGGGTGGGCGTCGGGGGGTTCGTGCTCTGCATAGGCATGGCGCTGGCGGAGGTGACCAGCGCCTATCCCACCTCCGGGGCCCTGTACTACATGGCCGACCGGCTCGGTGGACGCAAGTGGGGCTGGTACACCGGCTGGCTGAACCTGCTCGGACTGCTGGGCGCGATCGCCGGAATCGACTACGGCGCGGCCCTGTTCACCGGCGCGTTCCTCAACCTCCAGTGGGGATTCGACCCCACGCCGGGCTGGACCATGGTCATCTTCATGTGCATCCTGCTGCTGCACGCGACGCTGAACCTGTTCGGGGTCCGCCTGGTCAGTGTTCTCAACTCGATCAGCGTCTGGTGGCACCTCGGCGGTGTCGCCCTGATCGTCGGCATCCTCGCGGTCGTCCCCAAGAACCACCAGTCGCCCGAATTCGTCTTCACCCAGTTCGTCAACGAGACCGGCTGGGAGAACCCGATCTATGTGGCCGCGATCGGTCTGCTGCTCGCCCAGTACACCTTCTGCGGCTACGACGCTTCCGCGCATCTCTCCGAGGAGACGTCCAACGCCTCCGTCTCCGCCGCACGTGGCATCGTGCGCGCCATCTGGGTCTCCTGGATCGCCGGCTTCGCCCTCCTCGCCGGTCTGACCTTCGCGATCCAGGACTACGCGGCGACGAGCGGCGCCGGTGTGCCGCCCGCGCAGATCTTCATCGATGTCCTTGGCACCAACGGCGCCAGCGCTCTTCTGCTTGTCGTGATCATGGCGCAACTCTTCTGCGGCAACGCCGAGGTGGCCGCCGCCAGCCGTATGGTCTTCGCCTTCAGCCGGGACAACGCCCTCCCCGGATCGGCGCTGTGGCGGCGCGTCAGCAGCCGCACTCAGACGCCCGTGCCCGCCGTGTGGCTGTCGGTCGGCTTCGCCTGCCTGCTCGCCGTGCCGTCGCTGTACTCGCCGACCGCGTACGGCGCCGTGACGGCGATCAACGTCATCGGCATCACGCCCGCCTACGCGATCCCGATCTATCTGAAGCTGCGCGCCGGCGACCGCTTCCAGCCCGGCCCCTGGACACTGGGCCGCTGGAGCAAGCCGATCGGCTGGATCGCCGTCGTCTGGGTCGCGATCGTCACCGTGATCTTCTGTCTGCCGCAGAAGAACCCGGTCACCACGGACACCATGAACTACGCGGTGATCGCACTTGCCGTCGTACTCGCCCTGGCGACCGCCTGGTGGTACGCGGCGCGTGGCTCGTACAGCACCCCCCAGTCCTACGGCAGTGCCCGCGAGCAGTCGGAGATCTCCGAGGGGATCGTCTAG
- a CDS encoding glycoside hydrolase family 75 protein — protein sequence MHHTARLYATAGAVLLTASALPASAHPARTLDTTHLPPPPVPGAGAPGPPVTDGSPRLEGSVTAAALRAKTRDCSRVSKGLYRTDRGRTADVPVCGGKGAVFWKADLDVDCDGRVTARCNKKTDPSFHGNTAFRQSDGKPLNAEKLPYVVIPEPSGTWDHAASGIRGGGVAAVVHGDRVEYAVVGDTGPTGLVGEASYAAARSLGIDPDPARGGVPSGVTYILFKDSEVTPIESRTSAVRLGSELARRFLQED from the coding sequence GTGCATCACACCGCGCGTCTCTACGCCACCGCCGGCGCCGTACTGCTCACCGCTTCGGCCCTGCCCGCCTCCGCGCACCCCGCCAGGACGCTCGACACGACGCATCTGCCGCCACCGCCCGTACCCGGCGCGGGGGCGCCCGGCCCGCCGGTCACCGACGGATCGCCCCGGCTGGAGGGCTCGGTCACGGCGGCGGCGCTGCGGGCGAAGACCCGGGACTGCTCGCGCGTCTCGAAGGGGCTGTACCGGACCGACCGGGGCAGAACCGCCGACGTCCCCGTGTGCGGCGGGAAGGGCGCCGTGTTCTGGAAGGCCGACCTGGACGTCGACTGCGACGGCCGGGTCACCGCCCGCTGCAACAAGAAGACGGACCCCTCGTTCCACGGGAACACGGCTTTCCGCCAGTCGGACGGCAAGCCGCTGAACGCGGAGAAGCTGCCGTACGTCGTTATCCCGGAGCCGAGCGGGACCTGGGACCACGCCGCGTCCGGCATCCGGGGCGGCGGGGTCGCGGCGGTCGTCCACGGGGACCGGGTGGAGTACGCGGTGGTGGGCGACACCGGGCCGACCGGGCTCGTCGGGGAGGCGTCGTACGCCGCGGCGCGCTCGCTGGGGATCGATCCCGATCCCGCGCGGGGCGGCGTCCCCTCCGGGGTGACGTACATCCTGTTCAAGGACTCCGAGGTGACGCCGATCGAGAGCCGGACGTCGGCGGTGCGGCTGGGCAGCGAACTGGCCAGGAGGTTCCTTCAGGAGGACTGA
- a CDS encoding ABC transporter substrate-binding protein → MSSYGGWEFTDDRGHPAFADRPPVRVVAYIQAGATLWDHGLRPMGVFGSHHDGDSPDPAKAGGLPLDSTRDFGAGSSVDPEAVVAAEPDLVVAVGHGDGQIYGIDPEAAKHLEERVPVVVIEVGKDRPLDGIRDRFTALARALGAPREPDEQDLEWAEARLRTLTARPAAARVLALSAAGPGTVHLARPGTWPDLRALTALGVDLLDPGHGAGGNWLTTNWAQALALEPDVVLGDVRANAATPDTLRDDRQWRALQARVRTVAWNPEAPRSHRGHARFVDAVAAAL, encoded by the coding sequence ATGTCCTCGTACGGCGGCTGGGAGTTCACCGACGATCGCGGCCATCCGGCCTTCGCGGACCGACCTCCGGTCCGGGTGGTGGCCTACATACAGGCGGGCGCGACCCTGTGGGACCACGGTCTGCGGCCCATGGGCGTCTTCGGTTCCCACCACGACGGCGACTCCCCCGACCCCGCGAAGGCGGGCGGGCTGCCGCTCGACAGCACCCGGGACTTCGGCGCGGGCAGTTCGGTCGACCCGGAAGCCGTCGTCGCCGCCGAGCCCGATCTCGTGGTCGCCGTCGGCCACGGCGACGGTCAGATCTACGGCATCGATCCGGAGGCGGCCAAACATCTGGAGGAGCGGGTGCCCGTGGTCGTGATCGAGGTGGGCAAGGACCGGCCGCTGGACGGGATCAGGGACCGGTTCACGGCGCTCGCCCGCGCGCTCGGCGCACCGCGGGAGCCCGACGAGCAGGATCTGGAGTGGGCGGAGGCCCGGCTCCGCACGCTCACCGCGCGGCCCGCCGCGGCCCGGGTGCTCGCCCTGTCGGCCGCCGGGCCCGGCACCGTACATCTCGCGCGGCCCGGCACCTGGCCGGACCTGCGGGCGCTGACGGCGCTCGGTGTCGATCTGCTCGATCCCGGACACGGCGCGGGCGGCAACTGGCTGACCACCAACTGGGCGCAGGCGCTCGCGCTCGAACCGGACGTGGTGCTCGGCGACGTCCGGGCGAACGCGGCCACACCCGACACGCTCAGGGACGACCGGCAGTGGCGGGCGCTCCAGGCGCGGGTGCGCACGGTGGCGTGGAATCCGGAGGCGCCGCGCAGCCACCGGGGGCACGCGCGGTTCGTGGACGCGGTGGCCGCGGCGCTGTAG
- a CDS encoding cation:proton antiporter — MHDTTALLIELGAVILGLGLLGRLAGRVGFSPIPLYLLAGLAFGHGGLIPMAASEEFIATGAEIGVILLLLLLGLEYSASELVTNLKTQYPSGIVDFVLNATPGAVAALLLGWGPVAAVALAGVTWISSSGVIAKVLGDLGRLGNRETPVILGVLVIEDLAMAVYLPLLTALLAGLSLAGGSLTLLISLGSVGVVLYVALRHGRLISRAVSSDNPEMLLLVVLGLTVLVAGVAQELQVSAAVGAFLVGIALSGEVAEGAHNLLAPLRDLFAAVFFVFFGLNTDPAAIPPVLVPALILAVVTALTKIATGWYAARRAGVKTAGRWRTGGTLVARGEFSIVIAGLAVGVEPRIGPLATAYVLILVILGPLAARWTEPLARRFSRKSSPTPSPKAPAVPDQSAAEEPVAEAPTAEAPTASGPTDTAHSHG; from the coding sequence GTGCACGACACGACCGCGCTGCTCATCGAACTCGGGGCCGTCATCCTCGGCCTGGGCCTGCTCGGCCGGCTCGCCGGGCGGGTGGGGTTCTCGCCCATCCCGCTCTACCTGCTGGCGGGGCTCGCCTTCGGTCACGGTGGCCTCATCCCCATGGCCGCCAGTGAGGAGTTCATCGCCACGGGCGCCGAGATCGGTGTCATCCTGCTCCTGCTCCTGCTCGGGCTGGAGTACAGCGCCTCCGAACTCGTCACCAACCTCAAGACGCAGTACCCCTCCGGCATCGTCGACTTCGTACTGAACGCGACTCCCGGCGCCGTCGCCGCGCTCCTGCTCGGCTGGGGCCCCGTCGCCGCCGTCGCCCTCGCGGGCGTCACCTGGATCTCGTCGTCCGGCGTCATCGCCAAGGTGCTCGGCGACCTCGGCAGGCTCGGAAACCGCGAAACCCCCGTCATCCTCGGTGTCCTGGTCATCGAGGACCTCGCGATGGCCGTCTATCTGCCGCTGCTCACCGCGCTGCTGGCCGGACTGAGCCTGGCGGGCGGCAGCCTCACGCTCCTCATCTCGCTCGGCAGCGTGGGCGTCGTGCTGTACGTCGCGCTGCGCCACGGCCGGCTGATCAGCCGCGCGGTCTCCTCCGACAACCCGGAGATGCTGCTGCTGGTCGTCCTCGGCCTCACCGTGCTGGTCGCGGGCGTCGCCCAGGAGCTCCAGGTCTCGGCCGCCGTCGGCGCGTTCCTCGTCGGCATCGCGCTCTCCGGGGAAGTGGCCGAAGGTGCCCACAACCTGCTCGCGCCGCTGCGTGACCTCTTCGCCGCGGTGTTCTTCGTCTTCTTCGGACTGAACACCGACCCCGCCGCCATACCGCCGGTGCTCGTGCCCGCACTGATCCTGGCCGTCGTCACCGCGCTGACGAAGATCGCCACGGGCTGGTACGCGGCGCGCAGAGCGGGCGTGAAAACGGCCGGCCGCTGGCGTACGGGCGGCACGCTCGTCGCGCGCGGGGAGTTCTCCATCGTCATCGCGGGACTGGCCGTGGGCGTGGAGCCCCGGATCGGACCGCTGGCCACCGCCTACGTACTGATCCTGGTCATCCTTGGCCCGCTGGCCGCCCGTTGGACCGAACCGCTCGCCCGGCGCTTCTCCCGGAAGTCCTCGCCGACGCCCTCGCCGAAGGCGCCGGCCGTCCCGGACCAGTCCGCCGCCGAGGAGCCGGTCGCCGAGGCGCCCACCGCTGAGGCGCCCACCGCCTCCGGACCGACCGACACGGCTCATTCGCACGGCTGA
- a CDS encoding TerD family protein yields the protein MGVSLSKGGNVSLTKEAPGLTAVLVGLGWDVRTTTGTDYDLDASALLVNEAGKVGTDQNFVFYNNLKSPDGSVEHTGDNLTGEGEGDDEVVKVNLAAVPAEITKIVFSVSIHDAESRGHSFGQVRNAFIRVVNQDGGVELARYDLSEDAATETAMVFGELYRNGAEWKFRAVGQGYASGLSGIAADFGVGV from the coding sequence GTGGGAGTTTCCCTGTCCAAAGGCGGCAATGTATCGCTCACCAAGGAGGCACCGGGACTGACGGCCGTCCTGGTCGGTCTCGGTTGGGACGTCCGCACGACGACCGGTACCGACTACGACCTGGACGCCAGCGCGCTGCTGGTCAACGAGGCCGGGAAGGTCGGCACCGACCAGAACTTCGTGTTCTACAACAACCTCAAGAGCCCTGACGGTTCGGTCGAGCACACCGGTGACAACCTCACCGGTGAGGGCGAGGGCGACGACGAGGTCGTCAAGGTGAACCTGGCCGCCGTGCCCGCCGAGATCACCAAGATCGTCTTCTCGGTGTCGATCCACGACGCCGAGAGCCGCGGCCACAGCTTCGGTCAGGTCCGCAACGCCTTCATCCGCGTGGTGAACCAGGACGGCGGCGTCGAACTCGCGCGCTACGACCTCAGTGAGGACGCGGCGACCGAGACCGCCATGGTCTTCGGGGAGCTGTACCGCAACGGCGCCGAGTGGAAGTTCCGCGCCGTCGGCCAGGGTTACGCGAGCGGCCTGTCGGGCATCGCCGCCGACTTCGGTGTCGGCGTCTGA
- a CDS encoding TrkA C-terminal domain-containing protein, which translates to MEHTAHVSKTALPGVGTRYDLNTDSGRHISVVVHQDGRRIVAFHDPEDDDNCKDSTPLAPYEATALSKLLMPDPVGHLHQHLEIDLVTEHIPITKRSPFAGRTLGSTQARARTGASIVAVLRRTDAVPSPTPDFRFALGDTLVVVGTREGVDAVAELITGG; encoded by the coding sequence ATGGAGCACACCGCTCACGTCAGCAAGACCGCCCTGCCCGGAGTCGGTACCCGCTACGACCTGAACACCGACTCGGGCCGCCACATCTCGGTCGTCGTGCACCAGGACGGGCGCCGCATCGTCGCCTTCCACGACCCCGAGGACGACGACAACTGCAAGGACTCCACACCGCTGGCCCCGTACGAGGCGACGGCACTGTCCAAACTCCTGATGCCCGACCCGGTGGGGCACCTGCACCAGCATCTGGAGATCGACCTCGTCACCGAGCACATCCCGATCACCAAACGCTCCCCCTTCGCAGGACGCACACTCGGCTCCACCCAGGCCCGTGCCCGCACCGGCGCGTCCATCGTCGCCGTCCTGCGCCGCACCGACGCCGTCCCCTCGCCCACTCCGGACTTCCGCTTCGCACTGGGGGACACGCTCGTCGTCGTCGGCACCAGGGAAGGCGTGGACGCCGTCGCCGAACTGATCACCGGAGGATAA
- a CDS encoding response regulator transcription factor, with amino-acid sequence MTDPTSRHGSGSGPDRGAGHGHGSASGPERGAGPAPAFEPVPTRILLADDHALVRRGVRLILDGEPDPTVVAEAGDGAEAIEMAREHRPDLAILDIAMPRMTGLQAARELSRLLPDTRILILTMYDNEQYFFEALKSGASGYVLKSVADRDLLEACRAATRDEPFLYPGAVTALIRNYLDRVRRGESIPEKAVTVREEEILKLVAEGHSSKEIAEMLVISAKTVERHRANVLQKLGLKDRVQLTRYAIRAGLIEP; translated from the coding sequence ATGACCGACCCCACCTCCCGACACGGCTCCGGCTCAGGCCCCGACCGCGGCGCGGGCCACGGACACGGCTCAGCCTCCGGTCCCGAACGCGGCGCGGGCCCCGCTCCCGCCTTCGAGCCGGTGCCGACGCGCATCCTGCTCGCCGACGACCACGCCCTCGTCCGGCGCGGGGTGCGGCTGATCCTCGACGGGGAGCCGGACCCTACCGTCGTCGCGGAGGCGGGCGACGGCGCCGAGGCCATCGAGATGGCCCGCGAACACCGCCCCGATCTGGCGATCCTCGACATCGCGATGCCCAGGATGACCGGCCTCCAGGCCGCCCGCGAACTCTCCAGGCTGCTGCCGGACACACGCATCCTGATCCTCACGATGTACGACAACGAGCAGTACTTCTTCGAGGCGTTGAAGTCCGGCGCGAGCGGCTACGTACTCAAGTCGGTGGCGGACCGCGACCTGTTGGAGGCGTGCCGGGCGGCGACGCGCGACGAGCCGTTCCTCTATCCCGGCGCCGTCACCGCCCTCATCCGCAACTACCTGGACCGGGTGCGCCGGGGCGAGAGCATCCCGGAGAAGGCCGTGACCGTACGGGAGGAGGAGATCCTGAAGCTCGTCGCCGAGGGCCACTCGTCCAAGGAGATCGCCGAGATGCTCGTCATCAGCGCCAAGACGGTGGAGCGCCATCGGGCCAATGTGCTCCAGAAGTTGGGGCTCAAGGACCGGGTGCAACTGACCCGGTACGCCATCCGCGCCGGTCTCATCGAGCCCTGA
- a CDS encoding coagulation factor 5/8 type domain-containing protein gives MAAALAATLAATLLAFVPSSPAHADPIEGGGDLGPNVIVFDPSTPNIQGKLDEVFEQQESAQFGSGRYQFLFKPGTYNGLNAQLGFYTSVSGLGLSPDDVSINGDVTVDAGWFNGNATQNFWRSAENLSLNPVNGTNRWAVSQAAPFRRMHVKGGLNLAPDGYGWASGGYIADSKIDGSVGPYSQQQWYTRDSSVGGWQNAVWNMTFSGVEGAPAQSFPDPPYTTLETTPTSREKPFLYLDGDTYKVFVPEKRTNARGVTWDSGAPAGSSIDLNQFYVVKPGATAQTINAALDQGLNLLFTPGVYHVDETINVNRPDTVVLGLGLATVIPDNGVTAMKVADVDGVKLAGFLIDAGPVNSETLLEIGPEGSSADHAANPTTVQDVFIRIGGAGPGKATTSMVVNSDDTIIDHTWVWRADHGDGVGWETNRADFGVRVNGDDVLATGLFVEHFNKYDVEWYGERGRTIFFQNEKAYDAPNQAAIQNGDTKGYSAYRVDESVDEHEGWGMGSYCYYNVDPTIQQHNGFSAPVKPGVKFHHLLVVSLGGQGQYERVINDIGEPTSGTSTVPSVVVQFP, from the coding sequence CTGGCGGCGGCGCTCGCCGCCACCCTGGCCGCGACCCTGCTGGCCTTCGTCCCGAGCAGCCCCGCGCACGCCGACCCGATCGAGGGCGGCGGTGATCTCGGCCCCAACGTGATCGTGTTCGACCCTTCGACGCCGAACATCCAGGGCAAGCTCGACGAGGTCTTCGAGCAGCAGGAGTCGGCCCAGTTCGGCTCCGGCCGCTACCAGTTCCTGTTCAAGCCGGGTACGTACAACGGCCTGAACGCCCAACTCGGCTTCTACACCTCGGTGTCGGGTCTCGGACTCTCGCCCGACGACGTCAGCATCAACGGTGACGTGACCGTGGACGCCGGCTGGTTCAACGGAAACGCCACCCAGAACTTCTGGCGCTCGGCCGAGAACCTGTCGCTCAACCCGGTCAACGGCACGAACCGCTGGGCCGTCTCACAGGCCGCCCCGTTCCGCCGTATGCACGTCAAGGGCGGGCTCAATCTGGCGCCCGACGGATACGGCTGGGCCAGCGGCGGCTACATCGCCGACAGCAAGATCGACGGCAGCGTGGGCCCGTACTCCCAGCAGCAGTGGTACACCCGCGACAGCTCGGTCGGCGGCTGGCAGAACGCCGTGTGGAACATGACGTTCTCCGGTGTGGAGGGCGCGCCCGCGCAGAGCTTCCCGGACCCGCCGTACACCACACTGGAGACGACCCCCACCTCCCGCGAGAAGCCGTTCCTCTACCTGGACGGCGACACCTACAAGGTGTTCGTGCCGGAGAAGCGCACGAACGCGCGCGGGGTGACCTGGGACAGCGGGGCACCCGCGGGCTCGTCCATCGATCTGAACCAGTTCTACGTGGTCAAGCCCGGCGCGACGGCGCAGACCATCAACGCCGCGCTCGACCAGGGCCTCAATCTGCTCTTCACGCCCGGCGTCTACCACGTTGACGAGACGATCAACGTCAACCGTCCCGACACGGTCGTCCTCGGTCTCGGCCTCGCCACGGTCATTCCCGACAACGGGGTGACGGCGATGAAGGTCGCCGACGTGGACGGGGTGAAGCTGGCCGGGTTCCTGATCGACGCCGGTCCGGTCAACTCCGAGACGCTGCTGGAGATCGGACCCGAGGGGTCGTCCGCCGACCACGCGGCCAACCCGACCACGGTCCAGGACGTCTTCATCCGGATCGGCGGAGCCGGTCCCGGCAAGGCCACCACCAGCATGGTGGTCAACAGCGACGACACGATCATCGATCACACCTGGGTGTGGCGGGCGGACCACGGTGACGGGGTCGGCTGGGAGACCAACAGGGCCGACTTCGGCGTACGGGTGAACGGTGACGACGTCCTGGCCACCGGCCTGTTCGTCGAACACTTCAACAAATACGACGTCGAGTGGTACGGCGAACGCGGCCGGACGATCTTCTTCCAGAACGAGAAGGCGTACGACGCGCCCAACCAGGCGGCGATCCAGAACGGCGACACCAAGGGGTACTCCGCCTACCGGGTCGACGAATCGGTCGACGAGCACGAGGGCTGGGGGATGGGGAGTTACTGCTACTACAACGTCGATCCCACGATCCAGCAGCACAACGGCTTCTCCGCGCCGGTCAAACCCGGTGTGAAGTTCCACCATCTGCTGGTCGTCTCGCTCGGCGGGCAGGGCCAGTACGAGCGGGTGATCAACGACATCGGCGAACCCACGTCCGGGACGTCGACCGTCCCCTCGGTCGTGGTCCAGTTCCCCTGA